The Nocardioides sp. S-1144 genome includes a region encoding these proteins:
- a CDS encoding STAS domain-containing protein, with protein MVPDPSAAMSVAHVDGAVVLSVAGSLDIASATGFRRLVNELLVEARVRLVVDLTDIDFVDSVGLGVLVSAHRRTRGLRGGMILVVDGDPVTRLLRLTGLDRVFRVAATRAQALAGEGDTAVRRP; from the coding sequence GTGGTCCCTGACCCGTCCGCGGCGATGTCGGTCGCCCACGTCGACGGGGCCGTCGTGCTGTCCGTCGCCGGCTCCCTCGACATCGCCTCCGCGACCGGCTTCCGCCGCCTGGTGAACGAGCTGCTCGTCGAGGCCCGGGTGCGGCTGGTCGTCGACCTGACCGACATCGACTTCGTCGACTCCGTCGGGCTCGGCGTGCTCGTCTCCGCGCACCGCCGGACCCGGGGCCTGCGCGGCGGCATGATCCTCGTCGTCGACGGCGACCCGGTGACCCGGCTGCTGCGCCTGACCGGTCTCGACCGGGTGTTCCGCGTCGCCGCCACCCGCGCCCAGGCCCTCGCCGGCGAGGGCGACACCGCGGTGCGCCGGCCCTGA
- a CDS encoding glucose-1-phosphate adenylyltransferase family protein, translating into MPRSRVLAIIQAGGAGSRMDVLTRERAKPALPFAGVFQLVDFPLSNLANSGVNHIWLSVQFRASSMEEQVANGRPWDLDRNHEGLRLLMPEQGTGSLDEDGFATGNADELYRIRDRVQAARPDVLLVLSADHVYRADLDDVVRAHLDAGAECTVVTTEVPVEQASDHAVVRVEDGRVVDFAYKPEDPASGVVATEIFAYDPAVLVEVLEELHRELGADAGPGDSGLGDFGEHLLPRLVARGRTAAFALPGYWRDLGTPSKFLAAHRDVLLDDVGVLGVEDWPIITHQPQRPPARFLDGAVLSDSLVSPGCTVAGTVRSSVLSPGVVVEAGAEVVDSVLFADTVVRAGASVHRSIVDMRCDIGADAVVGGPDADLDDDDAITVVGRGSTVGTGVHVGVGSRLEPGTSA; encoded by the coding sequence GTGCCCAGGTCCCGCGTGCTCGCCATCATCCAGGCCGGCGGCGCCGGCAGCCGGATGGACGTCCTCACCCGGGAGCGGGCGAAGCCGGCACTGCCCTTCGCCGGGGTCTTCCAGCTCGTCGACTTCCCGCTGTCCAACCTCGCCAACAGCGGGGTCAACCACATCTGGCTGTCGGTGCAGTTCCGCGCCTCCTCGATGGAGGAGCAGGTCGCCAACGGCCGTCCGTGGGACCTCGACCGCAACCACGAGGGCCTGCGGCTGCTGATGCCCGAGCAGGGCACCGGCAGCCTCGACGAGGACGGCTTCGCCACCGGCAACGCCGACGAGCTCTACCGCATCCGCGACCGGGTCCAGGCGGCGCGACCCGACGTGCTGCTCGTGCTGAGCGCCGACCACGTCTACCGCGCCGACCTCGACGACGTCGTCCGCGCGCACCTCGACGCCGGGGCCGAGTGCACGGTCGTCACCACCGAGGTCCCGGTCGAGCAGGCGAGCGACCACGCCGTCGTGCGGGTCGAGGACGGGCGCGTGGTCGACTTCGCCTACAAGCCCGAGGACCCCGCCTCGGGCGTCGTGGCGACCGAGATCTTCGCCTACGACCCCGCCGTGCTGGTGGAGGTGCTCGAGGAGCTGCACCGCGAGCTCGGGGCCGACGCCGGCCCCGGTGACAGCGGTCTCGGCGACTTCGGCGAGCACCTGCTGCCCCGCCTGGTCGCGCGCGGGCGGACCGCGGCGTTCGCCCTGCCCGGCTACTGGCGCGACCTCGGGACGCCGAGCAAGTTCCTCGCCGCGCACCGCGACGTGCTGCTCGACGACGTCGGCGTGCTCGGCGTCGAGGACTGGCCGATCATCACCCACCAGCCGCAGCGGCCGCCGGCGCGGTTCCTCGACGGCGCAGTGCTGAGCGACAGCCTGGTGAGTCCCGGGTGCACGGTGGCCGGCACGGTGCGCAGCAGCGTGCTCTCGCCCGGGGTGGTCGTCGAGGCCGGCGCCGAGGTCGTCGACAGCGTGCTCTTCGCCGACACCGTCGTGCGCGCCGGGGCCTCGGTGCACCGCTCGATCGTCGACATGCGCTGCGACATCGGCGCGGACGCCGTCGTCGGCGGACCCGACGCCGACCTCGACGACGACGACGCGATCACCGTCGTCGGTCGGGGCAGCACGGTCGGAACCGGCGTCCACGTGGGGGTGGGGTCCCGGCTCGAGCCCGGGACGTCGGCGTGA
- a CDS encoding FUSC family protein has product MEASPFATPIGRARRRGRRSFAARRQRFRDKRWQIAQCAVAAGVAWFLAKDVLGHDVPVFAPIAAVVSLGTSYAQRLRRVVEVTAGVAIGVFLGDLLVAGLGSGAWQIALVVGLSMTAAVMLDAGTLFINQAAIQGLFVAALVPGTGASLTRWTDALVGGAVALVAATVVPAAPLRRPREQAAAVLEKVAELLRGSASVLVDGDAERALLLLADARSTDHLVRRLEAAADEGMAVATSSPFRVRHRPGIRKMADLVDPLDRALRSTRVLVRQVTVAAYHDIAVPHSYAVLADELAAAVDTCVAELRANRQATAARPALLAVGAGSGAVERSEEMTAEVVLAQIRSVVADLLMLTGMEQLEATDALPPPPR; this is encoded by the coding sequence ATGGAGGCGTCCCCGTTCGCCACCCCGATCGGCAGGGCGCGGCGGCGCGGCCGCCGGTCGTTCGCGGCGCGGCGGCAGCGCTTCCGCGACAAGCGCTGGCAGATCGCGCAGTGCGCGGTCGCGGCGGGCGTCGCCTGGTTCCTCGCCAAGGACGTGCTGGGTCACGACGTCCCGGTGTTCGCGCCGATCGCGGCGGTGGTCAGCCTCGGGACGTCCTACGCGCAGCGGCTGCGCCGGGTGGTCGAGGTGACGGCCGGCGTGGCGATCGGCGTCTTCCTCGGTGACCTGCTCGTCGCCGGGCTCGGCTCGGGGGCCTGGCAGATCGCGCTCGTCGTCGGGCTCTCGATGACGGCGGCGGTGATGCTCGACGCCGGCACCCTGTTCATCAACCAGGCCGCCATCCAGGGCCTCTTCGTCGCCGCGCTGGTGCCGGGCACCGGGGCGTCGCTGACCCGGTGGACCGACGCCCTCGTCGGCGGGGCGGTCGCGCTGGTCGCGGCCACCGTGGTCCCGGCCGCGCCGCTGCGCCGCCCGCGCGAGCAGGCCGCCGCCGTCCTGGAGAAGGTGGCCGAGCTGCTGCGCGGGTCGGCGTCCGTGCTCGTCGACGGCGACGCCGAGCGCGCCCTGCTCCTGCTGGCCGACGCCCGCTCGACCGACCACCTGGTGCGCCGGCTCGAGGCGGCTGCCGACGAGGGGATGGCGGTGGCCACCTCCTCGCCGTTCCGCGTGCGACATCGACCCGGCATCCGGAAGATGGCCGACCTCGTGGACCCGCTCGACCGCGCCCTGCGCAGCACCCGGGTGCTGGTGCGGCAGGTGACGGTCGCGGCCTACCACGACATCGCGGTGCCGCACTCGTACGCCGTCCTGGCCGACGAGCTGGCCGCCGCGGTCGACACCTGCGTCGCCGAGCTCCGGGCCAACCGGCAGGCGACCGCGGCCCGCCCCGCGCTGCTCGCGGTGGGGGCCGGCTCGGGCGCGGTCGAGCGCTCCGAGGAGATGACCGCCGAGGTGGTGCTCGCCCAGATCCGCTCGGTCGTCGCCGACCTGCTGATGCTCACCGGGATGGAGCAGCTCGAGGCCACCGACGCGCTGCCCCCGCCGCCGCGTTGA
- a CDS encoding aldo/keto reductase has protein sequence METRTLGRTGREVSVVGLGTWQLGADWGEVSEDDARAVLEASVEAGVTFFDTADVYGGGRSEQVIGRFLAEHRDAGLTVATKMGRSVEQRPENYSAENFRTWVDQSRANLGVDTLDLVQLHCPPSETVDDDATYDALDALVADGSIAAYGLSVETVDQALAAIRRPHVASIQIILNAFRLKPLDVVLPAAAEAGVAIIARVPLASGLLSGRYDRTTTFAVDDHRTYNRDGSAFDVGETFSGVDFETGVAAAQEFSALVAGAGLDLTPAQAALAWVWQQPGVSSVIPGARDAAQAAANAAAGSVDPLPADVLDGVRAIYDEHFRAAIHDRW, from the coding sequence ATGGAGACACGCACCCTGGGTCGCACCGGTCGGGAGGTGTCGGTCGTCGGGCTGGGCACGTGGCAGCTCGGAGCCGACTGGGGCGAGGTGAGCGAGGACGACGCCCGCGCCGTGCTCGAGGCGTCGGTCGAGGCCGGGGTCACCTTCTTCGACACCGCCGACGTGTACGGGGGCGGGCGGAGCGAGCAGGTCATCGGCCGGTTCCTCGCCGAGCACCGCGACGCCGGCCTCACCGTCGCGACCAAGATGGGCCGCTCGGTCGAGCAGCGTCCCGAGAACTACAGCGCCGAGAACTTCCGCACCTGGGTGGACCAGTCCCGGGCGAACCTCGGCGTCGACACCCTCGACCTCGTCCAGCTGCACTGCCCGCCCTCGGAGACCGTCGACGACGACGCCACCTACGACGCCCTCGACGCGCTCGTCGCCGACGGCTCGATCGCGGCCTACGGGCTCAGCGTGGAGACCGTCGACCAGGCGCTCGCGGCGATCCGCCGCCCGCACGTCGCCTCGATCCAGATCATCCTCAACGCCTTCCGGCTCAAGCCCCTCGACGTCGTCCTGCCGGCGGCCGCCGAGGCCGGGGTCGCGATCATCGCCCGGGTGCCGCTGGCCTCCGGCCTGCTGTCGGGGCGCTACGACCGCACGACCACCTTCGCCGTTGACGACCACCGCACCTACAACCGCGACGGCAGTGCCTTCGACGTCGGCGAGACCTTCTCGGGCGTCGACTTCGAGACCGGCGTGGCCGCGGCGCAGGAGTTCTCCGCGCTCGTCGCCGGCGCCGGCCTCGACCTCACCCCGGCCCAGGCCGCCCTGGCCTGGGTGTGGCAGCAGCCGGGCGTCAGCAGCGTCATCCCGGGGGCACGCGACGCCGCCCAGGCCGCCGCCAACGCCGCCGCCGGCTCGGTCGACCCGCTGCCGGCCGACGTGCTCGACGGCGTCCGGGCGATCTACGACGAGCACTTCCGGGCCGCCATCCACGACCGCTGGTGA
- a CDS encoding 2-dehydropantoate 2-reductase — protein MRVCIVGAGAIGGWIGTRLAASGAAEVSALARGATLGALRTHGWRLDQDGVRTTAPARVSESTADLGEQDVVVLTVKATALAAVVDRLEPLLGADTVVLPFLNGVPWWFTHGSDLGSLESVDPGGRVAAAVPFERVLGGVVHASCAAVEPGLVRHHLGNGLIVGEPGGGASARVDAVAGVLGAAGFDVTSSTDVRRDAWYKLWGNMTMNPVTALTGATGDRVLDDPLVRGLCSSAMLEAQRIGDLVGCPVRETPEDRHVVTSRLGALRTSMLLDVEAGRPLELDALIGAVHELGRRLDVPTPAVDAIFGLTRLFGRVHGLYPDEPT, from the coding sequence GTGAGGGTGTGCATCGTGGGAGCCGGCGCGATCGGCGGATGGATCGGGACGCGGCTGGCCGCGTCGGGCGCCGCCGAGGTGAGCGCCCTCGCGCGCGGCGCCACGCTCGGGGCGCTCCGGACGCACGGCTGGCGGCTCGACCAGGACGGCGTCCGCACCACGGCGCCGGCGCGGGTCTCCGAGAGCACGGCCGACCTCGGCGAGCAGGACGTCGTCGTCCTGACCGTGAAGGCGACCGCGCTCGCGGCGGTGGTCGACCGGCTGGAGCCCCTGCTCGGCGCGGACACCGTGGTGCTGCCGTTCCTCAACGGCGTGCCGTGGTGGTTCACCCACGGCAGCGACCTCGGCTCCCTCGAGAGCGTCGACCCGGGCGGCCGGGTCGCCGCGGCGGTGCCGTTCGAGCGGGTCCTGGGCGGCGTCGTGCACGCCAGCTGCGCCGCCGTCGAGCCGGGCCTGGTGCGCCACCACCTCGGCAACGGTCTGATCGTCGGCGAGCCGGGCGGCGGTGCGTCGGCGCGCGTGGACGCCGTCGCCGGCGTCCTGGGCGCCGCGGGCTTCGACGTCACCTCGAGCACCGACGTGCGCCGCGACGCCTGGTACAAGCTGTGGGGCAACATGACGATGAACCCGGTCACCGCGCTGACCGGCGCGACCGGTGACCGCGTGCTCGACGACCCCCTCGTGCGCGGGCTCTGCTCCTCGGCGATGCTCGAGGCCCAGCGCATCGGCGACCTGGTCGGCTGCCCGGTCCGGGAGACGCCCGAGGACCGGCACGTCGTCACCTCCCGGCTCGGCGCCCTGCGCACCTCGATGCTGCTCGACGTCGAGGCCGGCCGACCCCTCGAGCTCGACGCGCTGATCGGCGCCGTCCACGAGCTCGGCCGCCGCCTCGACGTCCCGACACCGGCGGTCGACGCCATCTTCGGGCTGACCCGCCTCTTCGGCCGCGTCCACGGCCTCTACCCCGACGAGCCCACCTGA
- a CDS encoding sensor histidine kinase, protein MSPQAGTIAPDPAPPRNGSDTIPELGSFDHYARLVRRSLGVPVGLVSIVEDYRQVFPGALGLPDPWQEERETPLTHSFCKYVVAEEKPLIIEDAREEPRLADNLAIPVLGVIAYAGWPITNSLGQVVGSLCAIDGEPRAWTVVDLENLSDLAAACSAEIAQRELVLASASLVSELERSNEHLETLGAQVSHDLQNPIGALSGTLELLEDEVAAETPDVDTVRMLLARSHRCVSRMSVLVRDVLRYAVVGGELTIREVDVADLVTSVLDDVPALAGVQVGVGELPSVNADALQLRLLLQNLLANVAKHAGGGPVEVQAHVDAGGDGESWVLEIVDHGRGIPPEARDRVFAAHERLDHSVPGSGLGLATCRRVVAAHHGTIGLDETPGGGTTVRVRLPRRAGLTAS, encoded by the coding sequence ATGTCCCCCCAGGCAGGCACCATCGCTCCGGACCCCGCCCCCCCGCGGAACGGCTCGGACACCATCCCCGAGCTCGGCTCCTTCGACCACTACGCCCGGCTGGTGCGCCGCAGCCTCGGCGTCCCGGTCGGCCTCGTCAGCATCGTCGAGGACTACCGCCAGGTCTTCCCCGGCGCCCTCGGCCTGCCCGACCCGTGGCAGGAGGAGCGCGAGACCCCGCTGACCCACTCGTTCTGCAAGTACGTCGTGGCGGAGGAGAAGCCGCTCATCATCGAGGACGCGCGCGAGGAGCCGCGTCTGGCCGACAACCTCGCGATCCCGGTCCTGGGCGTCATCGCCTACGCCGGCTGGCCGATCACCAACAGCCTCGGCCAGGTCGTGGGCTCCCTGTGCGCCATCGACGGCGAGCCGCGGGCGTGGACCGTGGTCGACCTCGAGAACCTGTCCGACCTGGCCGCGGCCTGCTCGGCCGAGATCGCCCAGCGCGAGCTGGTGCTCGCCTCCGCCAGCCTGGTCTCGGAGCTCGAGCGCAGCAACGAGCACCTCGAGACCCTCGGCGCCCAGGTGAGCCACGACCTGCAGAACCCGATCGGGGCGCTCTCGGGCACGCTCGAGCTGCTCGAGGACGAGGTCGCCGCCGAGACCCCCGACGTCGACACGGTGCGGATGCTGCTGGCGCGCTCCCACCGCTGCGTGTCGCGGATGTCGGTGCTCGTGCGCGACGTCCTGCGCTACGCCGTCGTCGGCGGCGAGCTGACGATCCGCGAGGTCGACGTGGCCGACCTGGTCACCTCGGTGCTCGACGACGTCCCGGCCCTCGCCGGGGTGCAGGTGGGGGTCGGGGAGCTCCCCTCGGTCAACGCCGACGCGCTCCAGCTGCGGCTGCTCCTGCAGAACCTGCTCGCCAACGTCGCCAAGCACGCCGGTGGCGGACCGGTGGAGGTCCAGGCCCACGTCGACGCCGGCGGCGACGGCGAGAGCTGGGTGCTCGAGATCGTCGACCACGGCCGGGGCATCCCGCCGGAGGCCCGGGACCGGGTCTTCGCCGCCCACGAGCGCCTCGACCACTCCGTCCCCGGCTCCGGCCTGGGCCTGGCGACCTGCCGGCGGGTCGTCGCCGCCCACCACGGCACGATCGGTCTCGACGAGACCCCCGGCGGCGGCACCACGGTCCGCGTCCGGCTCCCGCGCCGGGCGGGGCTGACCGCCAGCTGA
- the yidC gene encoding membrane protein insertase YidC: MSVLEPLQHALAVVVSGAHAGLGAVGSDPDAGATWVASIAAVVLVVRCALLPLVVHGVRSAHAAARARPALKELTARYRGQRDADSLRALTEERRAIAAEHGMSRLGCLPLLVQLPIWLGLYHLMSNVGRGRSVGAMGSDLVASLGQATIAGVPLADRGYAGAGPGHLAVVAGLALTAATLSFVTQRYLVAPNVVTADLPEAMASAQRMMPVLSAGGLLFAGGVVPVALLVYWVANSTWTLAQSAVVWRWFPTPGSPAALRNAAPAAA, from the coding sequence ATGTCCGTCCTCGAACCACTGCAGCACGCCCTCGCCGTCGTCGTCTCCGGCGCCCACGCCGGACTGGGCGCCGTCGGGTCCGACCCCGACGCCGGCGCCACCTGGGTGGCCTCGATCGCGGCCGTCGTCCTCGTCGTGCGGTGCGCGCTGCTGCCGCTCGTCGTGCACGGCGTCCGGTCCGCCCACGCCGCCGCCCGCGCCCGGCCGGCGCTCAAGGAGCTCACCGCGCGCTACCGGGGCCAGCGTGACGCCGACAGCCTGCGCGCCCTGACCGAGGAGCGGCGCGCGATCGCCGCCGAGCACGGCATGTCGCGGCTCGGCTGCCTGCCGCTGCTGGTCCAGCTGCCGATCTGGCTCGGGCTGTACCACCTGATGTCGAACGTCGGCCGCGGCCGGTCCGTGGGCGCGATGGGCTCCGACCTGGTCGCCTCGCTCGGCCAGGCCACCATCGCCGGCGTGCCGCTCGCGGACCGGGGCTACGCCGGCGCCGGGCCCGGCCACCTCGCCGTCGTCGCCGGGCTCGCGCTCACCGCGGCCACCCTGTCGTTCGTCACCCAGCGCTACCTCGTGGCCCCCAACGTCGTCACCGCCGACCTGCCGGAGGCGATGGCCTCGGCCCAGCGGATGATGCCGGTGCTCTCGGCCGGCGGGCTGCTGTTCGCCGGCGGGGTCGTGCCGGTCGCGCTGCTCGTCTACTGGGTCGCCAACTCCACCTGGACCCTCGCCCAGTCCGCCGTCGTGTGGCGCTGGTTCCCGACCCCGGGCTCACCCGCGGCGCTGAGGAACGCTGCGCCGGCAGCCGCCTGA
- a CDS encoding protealysin inhibitor emfourin, which yields MSRTRCFLPPYLITTLAQTRPEVAARWAHTLAEDHRLRTARGTGAVSGPRAGAATGTGTATATGPAWVVHTAGGRTVLPGDVVRSAGDPETGDLAVDEAATGVAASLALFEEVYGRRSYDDRGATVSVSVHYGTDYVNAFWDGTQLVFGDGDGEVFDRFTKPVDVLAHELTHAVTEHTAGLVYQGQSGALNESVSDVFAACLKQRLLGQSPAEADWLVGAGLFLPGVDARGLRDMAAPGTAYDDPALGRDPQPAHLRDYVETTDDNGGVHLNSGIPNRAFHLAAVALGGSSWERAGRVWYTALTGGDLGPRVDFAGFAAATVAAAERLDGVRPGPVEQAWAEVGVTPDGAGPASPAPAPPRAGDRVVVRRSGGFAGRTTAGAVDLTGDDARAGELRDLVGRIDVRRVGSSAPQPDRFVYAFELGDVQVTVPEQDLTSELRRVADLVLRDDL from the coding sequence ATGTCTCGGACCCGCTGCTTCCTCCCGCCGTACCTGATCACCACCCTGGCGCAGACCCGCCCCGAGGTCGCCGCCCGCTGGGCGCACACCCTCGCCGAGGACCACCGGCTCCGCACGGCGCGCGGCACCGGCGCGGTGAGCGGGCCCCGGGCCGGCGCCGCGACCGGGACCGGGACCGCCACCGCGACCGGGCCCGCGTGGGTCGTGCACACGGCCGGTGGCCGCACGGTGCTGCCCGGCGACGTCGTCCGCTCGGCCGGCGACCCGGAGACCGGTGACCTCGCCGTCGACGAGGCCGCCACCGGCGTCGCGGCCTCCCTCGCGCTCTTCGAGGAGGTCTACGGGCGCCGTTCGTACGACGACCGTGGGGCCACGGTGTCGGTGAGCGTCCACTACGGCACCGACTACGTGAACGCGTTCTGGGACGGCACCCAGCTGGTCTTCGGCGACGGCGACGGCGAGGTGTTCGACCGGTTCACCAAGCCGGTCGACGTGCTGGCCCACGAGCTCACCCACGCGGTCACCGAGCACACCGCGGGCCTCGTCTACCAGGGTCAGTCCGGCGCCCTCAACGAGTCGGTGAGCGACGTCTTCGCCGCGTGCCTCAAGCAGCGGCTCCTCGGGCAGTCCCCCGCCGAGGCCGACTGGCTCGTCGGCGCGGGCCTCTTCCTCCCGGGCGTCGACGCCCGCGGCCTGCGCGACATGGCGGCCCCCGGCACCGCCTACGACGACCCGGCCCTCGGCCGGGACCCGCAGCCGGCCCACCTGCGCGACTACGTCGAGACCACCGACGACAACGGCGGGGTGCACCTGAACTCCGGGATCCCCAACCGGGCCTTCCACCTCGCCGCGGTCGCGCTCGGCGGCTCGTCCTGGGAGCGCGCCGGGCGGGTCTGGTACACCGCGCTCACCGGCGGCGACCTCGGCCCGCGGGTCGACTTCGCGGGCTTCGCGGCGGCCACCGTCGCCGCCGCCGAGCGGCTCGACGGGGTGCGACCGGGCCCGGTCGAGCAGGCCTGGGCCGAGGTCGGCGTCACCCCCGACGGCGCCGGGCCGGCGTCCCCCGCCCCGGCGCCCCCGCGGGCGGGCGACCGGGTGGTGGTCCGCCGCAGCGGCGGGTTCGCGGGCCGCACGACGGCCGGCGCGGTCGACCTGACCGGCGACGACGCGCGGGCCGGCGAGCTGCGCGACCTGGTCGGCCGCATCGACGTCCGCCGGGTCGGCTCGAGCGCCCCGCAGCCCGACCGGTTCGTCTACGCCTTCGAGCTCGGGGACGTGCAGGTGACGGTGCCCGAGCAGGACCTCACCTCCGAGCTGCGCCGGGTCGCCGACCTGGTGCTGCGCGACGACCTCTGA
- a CDS encoding SDR family oxidoreductase — protein MRVLVIGGTGLIGSLLTERLRTAGHEVTPASPASGVDTITGTGLVEAMAGIDVVVDVTNSPVWDDDAVLDFFVTSTGNQLAAEKQAGVGHHVAVSIVGARDLPTSGYLRAKVAQEDAIAGGGVPFSVLRATQFFEFVGGIAEAGLVGDEIHLPPAPFQPVAASDVADALADVVTSAPLDGYVEVAGPELSTMAEVASRVLAARGDARPVVVDEGARYFGADVAGGALAPRGKPGHTGVTTLEQWLARA, from the coding sequence ATGCGCGTACTGGTCATCGGCGGCACCGGACTCATCGGCTCCCTCCTCACCGAACGGTTGCGGACCGCGGGTCACGAGGTCACCCCCGCCTCGCCCGCCTCCGGCGTCGACACGATCACCGGCACCGGCCTGGTCGAGGCGATGGCCGGCATCGACGTCGTCGTCGACGTGACCAACTCGCCGGTCTGGGACGACGACGCCGTCCTCGACTTCTTCGTGACCTCGACCGGCAACCAGCTGGCCGCCGAGAAGCAGGCCGGCGTGGGGCACCACGTCGCAGTCTCGATCGTCGGTGCCCGCGACCTGCCCACGAGCGGCTACCTGCGGGCCAAGGTCGCCCAGGAGGACGCCATCGCCGGCGGCGGGGTGCCGTTCTCGGTGCTGCGTGCGACGCAGTTCTTCGAGTTCGTGGGCGGCATCGCCGAGGCCGGCCTGGTCGGCGACGAGATCCACCTGCCGCCCGCGCCGTTCCAGCCGGTCGCTGCCTCCGACGTCGCCGACGCGCTGGCCGACGTCGTCACCTCGGCCCCGCTCGACGGCTACGTCGAGGTCGCCGGCCCGGAGCTGTCGACGATGGCGGAGGTGGCCTCCCGCGTCCTGGCGGCTCGCGGCGACGCGCGGCCGGTCGTCGTCGACGAGGGGGCGAGGTACTTCGGCGCGGACGTCGCCGGCGGCGCACTGGCCCCGCGCGGGAAGCCCGGACACACCGGGGTCACGACGCTGGAGCAGTGGCTCGCCCGGGCGTGA
- a CDS encoding RrF2 family transcriptional regulator yields MKLAAGVEWALHCCVVLSRATAPVPGARLAELHDVSRSYLAKTLQSLSRAGLVSTTEGRDGGYLLVRPASEISVLDVVRAVDGTEPAFRCTEIRQQGPFPTTGEACLSPCGIAKVMHEAEQAWQTSLRQVSVADLAATFEATSGSAALRQLSGWLAG; encoded by the coding sequence GTGAAGCTGGCAGCGGGGGTCGAGTGGGCACTGCACTGCTGCGTCGTGCTGAGCCGGGCCACCGCGCCGGTGCCGGGCGCCCGTCTCGCCGAGCTGCACGACGTCTCCCGCAGCTACCTGGCCAAGACCCTCCAGTCGCTGTCGCGCGCCGGCCTGGTCTCCACGACCGAGGGGCGCGACGGCGGCTACCTCCTGGTGCGACCGGCGTCCGAGATCTCCGTGCTCGACGTGGTCCGCGCCGTCGACGGCACCGAGCCGGCGTTCCGCTGCACCGAGATCCGCCAGCAGGGCCCGTTCCCGACGACCGGCGAGGCCTGCCTGTCGCCGTGCGGGATCGCGAAGGTGATGCACGAGGCCGAGCAGGCCTGGCAGACGTCGCTGCGGCAGGTGAGCGTGGCCGACCTCGCGGCGACCTTTGAGGCCACGAGCGGCAGCGCGGCCCTGCGACAGCTCAGCGGCTGGCTCGCGGGCTGA